The following DNA comes from Brassica oleracea var. oleracea cultivar TO1000 chromosome C5, BOL, whole genome shotgun sequence.
ATGCATACAACTATTAAGCATCTGTAGGGTTATAATCATGTTTACCTGAATAGAAACCCTAAGTCTAGCTATTTCATTTAAGTGTCAAAACCCATTAAAAAAAACCGAGCAACTACCTTGCTCACAACTTGCTATTTACATTTAAACATAATCAACCTAGCTTAATCACTCTGATTAGATTTATTAGGTTCCATAGCTCCTTGTGGATCCGATCCCTAAGTACTACAATTGAACCTATTTGAGAGAATAATTCACTCTTTAGGGTAATTGAGTGAGATCAGATTCTCATTGTTATATCAAACCATAACTGGGGTTGCGCCAAGGAGACCCATTATGTCCATTCTTATTTATCCTTTGTGCTGAAGCATTGAATTGCTGTCTGAACTCCTCTGAAGCAGCGGGTCGTCTTCACGGAATCAAACTCACAGAATCATGCCCTTCCATCCATCATCTCTTATTTGTAGACGACAGTCTTCTTCTCTGCAAGGCAAACTCAGACGAAGCAAGTGAAATTATGTCTTGTCTTAAGTTATATGGAGATGCTTCAGGGCAAGTAGTGAATCATCTCAAATCCTCGGTGAATTTTGGAGCTAAGGTCAGTGAATTTTAGAAAATAGAGATCAAAGAAGTTCTTGGTATATACTAGGAAGGTGGTGAAGGTTCATATCTAGGTCTACCAGAGTGCTTTAATGGATCTAAAGTGAAGCTTCTTAGCTTTATTAGAGAGAAGCTTCAGGGGCGTCTTAGAGGCTGGTTTTCCAAGTCTCTCTCTCATGGAGGCAAAGAGATCCTGTTAAAATCTATTGGCTTAGCTCTTCCAGTTTATGCCATGTCTTGTTTCCGACCCCCCAAAGAAGTTTGTGGGAAGCTGACTAGTGCGATGATCAAATTTTGGTGGAGTAGTGGTAACAGTAGAAAGAAGATCCCTTGGGTTGCTTGGCAGAAACTATGTAAAGAGAAAGAACTCGGTGGGCTTGGGTTTCGAGATATTGAGCAGTTCAATCAATACTTTCTGGCTAAACATGCTTGGAGAGTTTGTTCCTCGCCTAACTCCTTGTTGGCTCGTCTTCTCCATCACCGATATTTTAAGCGCTCTTCATTTATGGATTGCAGTGTTGGTACGAGACCTTCCTTTGCATGGCGTAGCAGGTTACATGGTAGAGATTTGCTTAAGCAAGAGTTGTTGAAACATATAGGAAATGGTGCAGAGACTAAAGTTTGGTTGGATAATTGGTTGTCTTCTTCTGTTCCTCGCCCTCCTCGCTATCGTCAGGATGCCTTAGTAGACCTTACATTAACAGTGGCTGCCCTGATTGATGCCAATACCGGTTTGTGGAACCGTAATTTAGTCCGCCAATTAATAGCATCAGAATATGTCGCACTGGTGTTGAATACGAAGGTTCATCTTTCTCGTGAGGATAAGTTGATCCGGGGTCTATAAAAAATGGTAGATATGACGAAAGAAGTGGCTACAAGTTAACTCAAACTCTTTTGGATCTTCAGAATCCACAAGTTTTCAAGAGACCTCGTCTTCAAAGACAGCTCTGGACTAACGTATGGAAAACCAAAGCTCCTCTGAAACTCAAACATTTTCTCTGGAGAGTGAACTCTGGTGCGCTGGCAGTGAAGGCTCAGCTTCAGACAAGGGGTATACAAGTGAATCAGATATGCTCTGTTTGTGGTCAAGCTACGTAAACGATATGTCATGTCCTCTTCCATTGTCAAACCGCTAAGGAAGTATGGACCGATCCAATATTCCTCCTCCTCCAGCGGGCTTGTCTCAGAACTCGTTCTTCCTTAATCTTCATTACCTTTTGAAGTGCAGTAAAAATCCAGCAGTAGGTACATGCTCTCGTCAATCCTTTCCTTGGGTCTTGTGGCAATTGTGGAAAGATCAAAATACATTCTGATACGAACGTATTGCTCCGGAGCCCTCGGTCGTTCTTAGAAGGGCTATGAAAGAGGCTGCGATCTGGTTGAATCTACATAATGCTCTCCCTAAGTTAGACTCTCCTGAGTTTAATATTGATGCAGGTCTTGAGAAGTGGCAGAAACCCCCTCCTTCCTTTCTCAAATGCAATGTGGGATCATCATGGGATGGAGCCACACTTACATGTGGAGGTGAGTGGCTGGTTCGTGATGAGCAAGGAAATGTTTTGCTACACAGCAGAAGGTCTTTCTCTCAAATTGAATCTTCACTTCAAGCTAAATTGGTAGCATTACAGTGGGCTGCAGCAGCCATGTGCGACCTCAAGTTGAAGAAAGTAATCATAGAGTCATCTGCGCTAGAGATTAAAAATTCTATGGACCATCCACAGCTATCTTTAGAGAACTACACCAACTGTTCTTATGCTCTATCTACGATTCATTCCATTATGGGAGGCAGTTTGAGCTTTGTACCGATATCTTGCAACAACTCAGCAACGACGATTGCTGATAGTGTTACAAGAGATCAGAGACACCATTCATATGTCGCTTGGAAGGGTACTCGTTGGTTGTCGTCTCAAATTCGCCAAGAAGCATCAGCATAAGTTTCCATGTCTCCATGGGTAGCTATGCTTCATATCTTTTCTTTGAAACTTTAATTTTCCAGTCTTCCTGTCATGTCCCAGATCTTAGATAGGATCGTCCGAATGGACCATGGTGCGAGGAGACGCACCAGTCAGGTCGTA
Coding sequences within:
- the LOC106344852 gene encoding uncharacterized protein LOC106344852, which translates into the protein MKEAAIWLNLHNALPKLDSPEFNIDAGLEKWQKPPPSFLKCNVGSSWDGATLTCGGEWLVRDEQGNVLLHSRRSFSQIESSLQAKLVALQWAAAAMCDLKLKKVIIESSALEIKNSMDHPQLSLENYTNCSYALSTIHSIMGGSLSFVPISCNNSATTIADSVTRDQRHHSYVAWKGTRWLSSQIRQEASA